In Pseudomonas glycinae, the DNA window CTTCAACGCCGGCACCAACGTCGGTGCGATGTTCACCCCGATGCTGCTGCCGCTGATCCTTCACGTGTGGGGCTGGCAGGCCGCGTTCCTGTGCATGTCGGCGCTGGGCGGGATCTGGCTGCTGTTCTGGGGCCTGAAATATTTCAATCCGGAAGATCACCCGAGCGTGAAACAGTCGGAGCTGGAATACATCCAGAAAGAAATCGAACCGGAACAGGCCCGCGTGCCGTTCTCGAAGATCCTGCGCATGCGCGGCACCTGGGCCTTCGCCCTCGCCTACTCGCTGACTGCGCCGGTGTTCTGGTTCTACCTGTACTGGCTGCCGCCGTTTCTCAATCAGCAATACAACCTGGGCATCAACGTCACCCAGATGGGCATTCCGCTGATCATCATCTACGTCACCGCTGACTTCGGCAGCGTGGGCGGCGGGATTCTGTCTTCGTTCCTTATCGGTCGCGGCATGAACTCGATCAAGGCCCGACTGCTGTCGATGTTCCTGTTCGCCTGCTGCATCATCGGCGTGGTCATGGCCGCCGGCTCCGCCAACCTGTGGATCGCGGTTGCCGCCATCTCTCTGGCCATCGGCGCGCACCAGGCCTGGACCGCCAACATCTGGAGCCTGGTGATGGACTACACGCCCAAGCACATGATGAGCACGGTGTTCGGTTTCGGCGGCATGTGCGCGGCGATCGGCGGGATGTTCATGACCCAGATCGTCGGCCACATCCTGACCGTCACCAACAACAACTACACCGTGCTGTTCACTCTGATCCCGGCGATGTACTTCATCGCGCTGACCTGGATGTACTTCATGGCACCGCGCAAGATTCCTACGGTTACCGAATAACCCTCCTGCACCGACCGGCCTGATTTCAGGCCGGTTTTGCTTTCAGCGCCGGCTCTGCTGCCACGCTGCCGCCAGTCCGCTGCAACAGATCACCGCGATCCCGATCACCGTCATCAGGGTCGGCGTGTGAGCGAACAGCAACCAGCCCAACAACCCCGCGAACACGATCTGGCAATAGCCGAACGGCGCCAGCAGTGCTGGTGCGGCATGGCGGAAAGCCTGGGTCAGAAACAGGTGCGCGGTCATTCCGCAACTGCCCAGCGCCAGCATCAACAACGCATGCCCCAGGCTCGGCACCTGCCAGAAGAACGGCACCAGTGCACTCATCACCAGCGTGTTGCACAGCCCGGCGAAAAAGTTGCTGGTGGTCGGGCTGTCGACTTCGGCGAGCTTGCGGGTGAGCAGCTGATAGAAGCAGAAAAACAGCGCCGAGCAGAACGGCAACAGAATTGCCGGGGTAAACAAGTCACCGCCCGGATGGACGATGATCAGCACCCCGATGAACCCGCACACCACCGCGATCCACTGACCGCGCGTCACCCGCTCCTTGAGCAGCGGCACCGACAGCGCCGTCACCAGCACCGGCGCAAGAAAGTTGACCGCCGTGGCCTCGGCCAGCGGGATGTACAGCAACGCCGTGGTGAAAAACAGGCTGGTGCCCAGCAGGCACAACGCCCGCGCCAACTGCCACAACGGGCGTTTGGTGCGCAGCACGCGCAGCCCGGACTGCGGCAGGAAAATCCCCGCCATCAGCAGCGTGTGCACCAGATACCGCGCCCACACCACCATCACGATCGGATAAAAACCCGAAAGGTATTTCGACAGCGCGTCGTGACTGGAGAACAGGAAGGTTGCCACGACAATCAGCAAGATCCCCTTGAAGGGTTGGTTGACGCCGGAAAGCGGAGTGCTGACGGTCATTGGCTCTCTCTGAATGAAAAATAAACGGTGACGAGGACGCAGGCGCCCTCGCCCCTTGAAGCAGACTTAAAGCCGGGCCAACAATTCCCGTGTCCGGTCGATCGCCATTTGCGCCCGCTGCAATCCGCTCACGCCCTGCTCCAGCAATTTGACCGTGGGAATTTCCAGACTCAGGGGAAGGTTAGCCGGAAGACTGTGCAACAACCCGATCAGGTCACAATCGCCCTCGCCGGGAAACCGGCGCTCATTGCGAGCCTGACGCAAGATCTCGGCCATGTCCGTCGGCCTCGGCCCGGCAACATCGCACAACTGTGCGTAGCGCAGCCGCGAGGCCGGCACACCGGCCAGATCTTCCAGCCGCGAACCGGAGCGGTCAAAGTGAAACGCATCCACCAGCACCGCACCGTTTTCGCGCCCGGCGTTGTCGACGATGCGCGATGCCTGCTTGAGATTGCGCGCATCAGTCCAGGGCATGAATTCCAGATGCGGATGCAAACCGTAGGGCGCTGCCAGATCGCACAGTGCCGCGAAATGATCGGTGAGCCGCTGCTCGTCAGGATCGTTTCCGGCGACCAGCAACTCACTGGCACCGAACTCCGCGCCGACGCTGAGCAGCCGCTCGAAATCAGCGACCACTGTCTGCGGCTTCAATCGAAGGATTTCCACGTCGAGCACGCCGATTCCAGTATCACGCAAACGCGCCAGTGTCTGACGTCTCAAGTCGCCATCGGCTACCAGTGGAAAATGATATTCCTCGGCCGTTGCCGGCTCCAGGCGCAGGCCGACATGGCTGTAACCGGCACGGGCCGCGACCTCGATCATGTCGGGTGGCGACAATTCGAGGACGGTCAGGCTGGCCAGGGACAGAATTCGCTCGCTCATGGCCGCGCCTCGGCCAATTCCGGTGAAGTGGCGTAGCCAATGCCGATTCGAAGGGGCGGGTTCAAGGTGCGATCCTCTTGTGATTGTTGTGGGAATAGCCACTCCATCGACAATTTAGAACCCGGTTCCAGATTATCCCACCCACCTGATTGAAAAGTGGGCGAACAGCGCACAGCTTTGTTTAAACGAACAACTCCGAGGCCAGGCTGGCTGCCGACAATTCCTCGGTAAACGTCAGTAGCAACGGCGCCAGTTCATGCAATCGCGCCCCCGGCATGCGGGCGCTTGGGCCGGCGATGCTGAGCACGCCAATCACCCGGCCATCGGCGGGATGTTTCACCACGGCGGCAATCGCCGAAGTGCCTACCGCCGAGCTTTCCTCGACACAGGCATAGCCCTGTTCCCGGGCCACGCGCAGGCGTTCGAGCAGTTCAATATTGGAGCGCGGCGCGTTGGGCCCGATATCCGCCGGCACCTCCGCGCCCTGGCGCTCGACCAGCGATAACGCCTCGGCATCGCTCATGCACGCCAGCCACGCATGGCCCGACGCGGTGTAGAACAGCGGCGCGTCGCGGCCCATGTCCGGGTCGTAACGCAGACCGATGCGCGCGCCCTGGGCCTTGGCGATCCAGGTCTGGCGCTCACCGTCGATCACGCCCAGACGCACCAGCTCCCCGGTTTCCTGAGCCAGACGATCAAGCACCGGCTGCACGATGTCGGCACCGCTGCTCGACAGATATTGAAAGCCCATCGCAACCAGTTTGGTCGACAGGTGATAGCGCAATGTCTCCGGATTCTGCCGCACGTAACCCAGGCGAATCAGCTCGGCGAGCAGGCGGTGCGTCGCGCTCTTCGGAATGTCCAGTTGCTCGGCCAGGGTCTGCATCGGCAGCCCGCGCGGTTCACTGGTGAGGCTTTCCAGCACGCTGAAAACCCGTTCGATTTGACTGCCGGCCATGGTGCGCTCTCGGTGAAATTTCGCCGATTCTAGAAGACAACCCTAGGAATGCGAAATCTGGAACCCGGCGTCCGATAACCGCCCACTTTGCGCGTCAGTCAGTTGATGTGCTTCCTCCGCACTGGTTATTTTCTGGAACACGATTCTAAAAATAATTGATTGCTGGAGCCCTTGCTGATGCCTGCCCTTCCCGATATCGACTGCGACGTTCTGGTGGTCGGCTCCGGCGCCGCCGGTTTGTCGGCCGCCGTCACCGCCGCCTGGCATGGCTTGAAGGTCATCGTGGTGGAAAAGGATCCGGTGTTCGGCGGCGCCACCGCGTGGTCCGGCGGCTGGGCGTGGGTGCCGCGCAACCCGCTGGCCCGGCGTGCCGGGATCGTCGAAGACGTGGAATTGCCGCGCACCTATCTGCGCCACGAACTCGGCGAGCACTACGACCCGGCCATGATCGACGCCTTCCTTGAAGCCGGCCCGCGCATGGTGGCGTTCTTCGAACAGCAAACCGCCCTGCAATTCGCCGACGGCAACGCCATCGCCGACATCCACGGTGAAACACCGGGCGCCGGCACCGGCGGACGCTCGGTGATTGCCGCCCCCTATGACGGGCGAAAGGTCGGGCGCCTGCTCAAGCGTCTTCGTACAACGATGCGCGAAACATCGTTCATGGGCATGCCGATCATGGCCGGTGCGGACCTGTCGGCGTTTCTCAATCTGACTCGCTCGTTGTCGGCAGCCTGGCACGTGACCCGGCGTTTCACTCGCCACCTGCTGGATCTGGCGCTGCATGGCCGGGCGATACAACTGGTCAACGGCGTGGCGCTGGTCGCACGGCTGGCGAAGTCCGCCGAAGACCTCGGCGTACTGCTGTGGGAATCGGCGCCAGTGACTGAACTGCTGCGCGACGAATCACGCATCACCGGCGCTCGCGTGCACACCGCGAAAGGCCCGGTCACTGTCCATGCGCGCAAGGGCGTGGTGCTCGCGGCCGGCGGATTTGCCAACGACATCGAGCGGCGCAAGGCCTTGTTCCCGCGCACGCCCACCGGTCACGAACATTGGGCGCTGCCTCCGCTGGCAGTCAATGGCGACGGTCTGCGACTGGGCGAAACCGCTGGGGGCCGGGTCAACACCGATTTGGCCTCGCCCGTGGCGTGGGCGCCGGTCTCGCAGGTGCCACATTCCGACGGCAGCATCGGCCATTTCCCACACATCATCGAACGTGGCAAACCGGGCGTCATCGGCGTGCTGCGCAACGGCCAGCGCTTCGTCAACGAAGCAAACGGCTATTACGACTACGTCAGCGCCATGGTCGCCGCCGCCCCCGAGGGCGAAGAGGTCGCGTCCTGGCTGATCTGCACCCGCGCGTTCCAGCGGCGTTACGGGCTCGGCATGTCTCGGCCGTTTCCGGTTCCGGTGTCAGGTTTTATCCGCAGCGGCTATCTGAAAACCGGCAATACCCTTGAGGAATTGGCCACCGCATGCGGCATCGATCCGAACGGTTTACGCGCCACTCTCCATGACTACAACCACCATGCCCGGCACGGCGAAGACCCGCTGTTCGGTCGCGGCTCGACGCCGTACAACCGCAAACAGGGCGATCCGGCGCAACAACCCAATCCGTGCGTGGCGCCTATCGAACAAGGCCCGTTCTACGCGGTGAAGGTTCAGCCCGGCTGTTTCGGCACCTTCGCCGGGCTCAAGGTCAACCCGCATGCGCAAGTGCTCGACGCCGAAGACCGGCCCATCACCGGGCTGTACGCGGCCGGTGGCGACATGGCCAGCATCATGGGCGGGCATTATCCGGCGGGCGGGATCAACCTCGGCCCAGCCCTGACTTTCGGTTACATCGCAGCCCGGCACTTGGCGGGCGTCACGGCTTTCGAACAGGAGATCGACCATGCAGCACATCGTTAACAGACAAGGACTGAACCTGCCAAAACTCGGCCTCGGCACCTGGCCGATGCTCGGCGACGAATGCACCCGCGCCGTGGAGCAAGCGCTGGAACTCGGTTACCGACACATCGACACGGCAGCGGCCTACAACAACGAAGACGCCGTCGGACAGGCCCTGGCGAATACGCCGACACCCCGCGAGCAGATCCACGTCACCACCAAGGTCTGGTGGGACCAGTTGCAACCGGACGCCATGCGTCACTCGCTGGATCGCAGCCTCAAGGCGTTGCGCAGCGAGTACGTCGACCTGTTCATGATCCATTGGCCGAGCACCGACTGGGATTTGCCGCGCACCCTCGAAACCCTTGCGTCGTTCAAGGAGCAAGGTCTGGCTCGCAACATCGGTGTGGCGAATTTTCCGCTGCCGCTGC includes these proteins:
- a CDS encoding IclR family transcriptional regulator; amino-acid sequence: MAGSQIERVFSVLESLTSEPRGLPMQTLAEQLDIPKSATHRLLAELIRLGYVRQNPETLRYHLSTKLVAMGFQYLSSSGADIVQPVLDRLAQETGELVRLGVIDGERQTWIAKAQGARIGLRYDPDMGRDAPLFYTASGHAWLACMSDAEALSLVERQGAEVPADIGPNAPRSNIELLERLRVAREQGYACVEESSAVGTSAIAAVVKHPADGRVIGVLSIAGPSARMPGARLHELAPLLLTFTEELSAASLASELFV
- a CDS encoding DMT family transporter, translated to MTVSTPLSGVNQPFKGILLIVVATFLFSSHDALSKYLSGFYPIVMVVWARYLVHTLLMAGIFLPQSGLRVLRTKRPLWQLARALCLLGTSLFFTTALLYIPLAEATAVNFLAPVLVTALSVPLLKERVTRGQWIAVVCGFIGVLIIVHPGGDLFTPAILLPFCSALFFCFYQLLTRKLAEVDSPTTSNFFAGLCNTLVMSALVPFFWQVPSLGHALLMLALGSCGMTAHLFLTQAFRHAAPALLAPFGYCQIVFAGLLGWLLFAHTPTLMTVIGIAVICCSGLAAAWQQSRR
- a CDS encoding FAD-dependent oxidoreductase, with the translated sequence MPALPDIDCDVLVVGSGAAGLSAAVTAAWHGLKVIVVEKDPVFGGATAWSGGWAWVPRNPLARRAGIVEDVELPRTYLRHELGEHYDPAMIDAFLEAGPRMVAFFEQQTALQFADGNAIADIHGETPGAGTGGRSVIAAPYDGRKVGRLLKRLRTTMRETSFMGMPIMAGADLSAFLNLTRSLSAAWHVTRRFTRHLLDLALHGRAIQLVNGVALVARLAKSAEDLGVLLWESAPVTELLRDESRITGARVHTAKGPVTVHARKGVVLAAGGFANDIERRKALFPRTPTGHEHWALPPLAVNGDGLRLGETAGGRVNTDLASPVAWAPVSQVPHSDGSIGHFPHIIERGKPGVIGVLRNGQRFVNEANGYYDYVSAMVAAAPEGEEVASWLICTRAFQRRYGLGMSRPFPVPVSGFIRSGYLKTGNTLEELATACGIDPNGLRATLHDYNHHARHGEDPLFGRGSTPYNRKQGDPAQQPNPCVAPIEQGPFYAVKVQPGCFGTFAGLKVNPHAQVLDAEDRPITGLYAAGGDMASIMGGHYPAGGINLGPALTFGYIAARHLAGVTAFEQEIDHAAHR
- a CDS encoding aldo/keto reductase, yielding MQHIVNRQGLNLPKLGLGTWPMLGDECTRAVEQALELGYRHIDTAAAYNNEDAVGQALANTPTPREQIHVTTKVWWDQLQPDAMRHSLDRSLKALRSEYVDLFMIHWPSTDWDLPRTLETLASFKEQGLARNIGVANFPLPLLRKVVEEYGTPLSAIQVEYHVLLGQNALLDYARQHDLALTAYTPLARNKVSEIPQIQQIAEKHGVLPTQVALKWLLDQDNVAAIPKASSKTNQLANLASLKVELDDDDRALIAALPKRERQVSPDFAPVWDAFDR
- a CDS encoding sugar phosphate isomerase/epimerase family protein, which translates into the protein MSERILSLASLTVLELSPPDMIEVAARAGYSHVGLRLEPATAEEYHFPLVADGDLRRQTLARLRDTGIGVLDVEILRLKPQTVVADFERLLSVGAEFGASELLVAGNDPDEQRLTDHFAALCDLAAPYGLHPHLEFMPWTDARNLKQASRIVDNAGRENGAVLVDAFHFDRSGSRLEDLAGVPASRLRYAQLCDVAGPRPTDMAEILRQARNERRFPGEGDCDLIGLLHSLPANLPLSLEIPTVKLLEQGVSGLQRAQMAIDRTRELLARL
- a CDS encoding MFS transporter — translated: MIPSQTSRMAPAMSTATGGIGDKIRGAMAVGKTRWGMLALVFFATTLNYIDRAALGVMQPILAKEMSWTAMDYANINFWFQVGYAIGFVLQGRLIDRVGVKRVFFCAVLLWSLATGAHGLATSAVGFMVCRFILGLTEAANYPACVKTTRLWFPAGERAVATGIFNAGTNVGAMFTPMLLPLILHVWGWQAAFLCMSALGGIWLLFWGLKYFNPEDHPSVKQSELEYIQKEIEPEQARVPFSKILRMRGTWAFALAYSLTAPVFWFYLYWLPPFLNQQYNLGINVTQMGIPLIIIYVTADFGSVGGGILSSFLIGRGMNSIKARLLSMFLFACCIIGVVMAAGSANLWIAVAAISLAIGAHQAWTANIWSLVMDYTPKHMMSTVFGFGGMCAAIGGMFMTQIVGHILTVTNNNYTVLFTLIPAMYFIALTWMYFMAPRKIPTVTE